A DNA window from Impatiens glandulifera chromosome 7, dImpGla2.1, whole genome shotgun sequence contains the following coding sequences:
- the LOC124910284 gene encoding protein MKS1, with the protein MPFSLLFSAQTARNSPFPPLSKSDHCPLTILMNSPEFPTGKSPRRELQGPRPTPLKVRKDSHKIRKPPVAPAAQPPFQPAQPRQPVIIYTVSPKIIHADPSEFMNLVQRLTGASSSSSMVTAPSSFSQFHETGAISPAARFAATEKTKLSPEKQRGHHLMNEELGMFDQVLLERTPTGTLFPGILSPGPASLPPIPSKMFQSPAAAADPNPFNTMFNDFSPMLGNSSFMIPSPSNYFLSPKFSSPTTTTTPSMDIFNNFFDL; encoded by the coding sequence ATGCCTTTCTCTCTCCTATTCTCTGCCCAGACTGCCCGGAATTCCCCTTTTCCTCCTCTCTCAAAATCCGATCATTGCCCGTTGACTATTTTAATGAATTCGCCGGAATTTCCCACCGGAAAATCCCCACGCCGGGAACTCCAAGGTCCAAGACCCACACCCTTAAAAGTCCGTAAAGATTCTCACAAAATCCGTAAGCCACCTGTAGCTCCGGCAGCCCAGCCGCCTTTTCAGCCGGCTCAACCAAGACAGCCGGTCATAATCTACACTGTCTCTCCTAAAATAATCCACGCCGATCCAAGCGAGTTCATGAACTTAGTCCAACGGCTCACCGGcgcttcttcatcttcttccatgGTCACAGCTCCTTCTTCTTTCTCGCAGTTtcatgaaaccggagcaattTCACCGGCGGCAAGATTTGCAGCAACGGAGAAAACGAAATTGTCGCCGGAAAAACAGAGAGGTCATCATTTGATGAACGAGGAATTGGGTATGTTTGATCAGGTACTATTGGAGAGGACGCCGACGGGAACTTTATTCCCCGGAATTTTGTCTCCGGGACCGGCGTCTCTACCGCCGATTCCGTCGAAGATGTTTCAAtctccggcggcggcggcagatCCAAATCCTTTTAATACTATGTTTAATGATTTTAGTCCTATGTTGGGAAATAGTAGTTTTATGATTCCAAGTCCatctaattattttctatcGCCAAAATTTTCATCACCAACGACAACAACAACTCCATCTATGGACattttcaataatttctttGACTTGTAA
- the LOC124910263 gene encoding U-box domain-containing protein 28-like, which translates to MKKMKGKKSNLYVTIPAPFRCPISMDVMKSPVSLCTGVTYDRSSIQTWLETGHNTCPVTMQVLQSTDIIPNLNLRNLIRHFSDTLLRLSPDSTPCSSQLISKQQVTYSIRNIETGNSEFRLNNLSAISDFARFSDQNREFLAVKCDLVSALVRILKKNVKEIEILETVIEILALIIIEVGVDKVNKLVNDCLSSFLIVLRRGKTSSKIASARVLESISLDSESQSSIGLLQVLYCLLIETDDQITKQAVLSCLIAISKSRKTVKHDLIQKGIAKTAGDILWSSITTAPVIEQIMKLLEMVSSCTEGRSAIGEDEKCVSGVVKRIMTKSTSGEATENGVAVLWSVCYMSRNATAMAVAMKSNAVAKVLMVMQSGCSGGGMYQMCKDLIKVLRVNSKSCLASYDTKVTHIMPY; encoded by the coding sequence atgaaaaaaatgaaaggaAAGAAAAGCAATCTCTACGTTACAATTCCGGCGCCATTCCGGTGTCCAATTTCAATGGATGTGATGAAATCTCCGGTAAGTCTTTGCACCGGCGTTACCTACGACCGATCCAGCATTCAAACCTGGCTCGAAACCGGTCACAACACCTGTCCAGTTACAATGCAAGTTCTTCAATCAACTGATATCATTCCAAATCTCAATCTCCGAAATCTCATCCGCCATTTCTCCGACACACTCCTCCGTCTCTCTCCGGATTCCACTCCATGTTCTTCTCAACTGATCTCAAAACAACAGGTCACATATTCAATTCGAAACATCGAGACTGGAAACTCTGAATTTCGTTTGAATAACTTATCCGCAATATCAGATTTCGCTAGGTTTTCGGATCAGAACCGTGAGTTTTTGGCGGTTAAATGTGATCTGGTATCTGCGTTGGTTAGAATTCTGAAGAAGAATGTGAAAGAAATTGAGATTTTAGAAACGGTTATTGAGATTCTAGCTTTGATTATAATCGAAGTTGGAGTTGATAAGGTGAATAAATTGGTTAATGATTGTTTGTCATCGTTTCTGATTGTTCTTCGTAGAGGAAAAACTAGTTCGAAGATCGCTTCAGCTAGGGTTTTGGAATCCATTTCGTTAGATTCTGAATCACAGAGTTCAATCGGCTTATTACAGGTATTATACTGTTTATTAATCGAAACTGATGATCAGATCACGAAACAAGCTGTATTATCATGCCTGATAGCAATATCAAAATCAAGGAAGACAGTAAAACATGATCTAATTCAAAAAGGTATCGCGAAAACCGCCGGCGACATTCTATGGAGCTCCATAACAACGGCGCCGGTGATCGAACAGATTATGAAGCTTCTAGAGATGGTTTCTTCATGTACGGAAGGTAGATCGGCGATTGGAGAAGATGAGAAATGCGTTTCTGGAGTGGTGAAGAGAATAATGACGAAATCGACATCGGGAGAGGCGACGGAGAACGGGGTGGCGGTTTTGTGGAGCGTTTGTTATATGTCTAGAAATGCGACGGCGATGGCGGTGGCGATGAAGAGTAATGCGGTGGCGAAGGTGTTGATGGTGATGCAGAGTGGTTGCTCCGGCGGAGGTATGTATCAGATGTGTAAAGATCTGATTAAGGTTTTACGAGTTAACTCTAAATCGTGTTTGGCGAGTTATGATACTAAAGTCACACATATAATGCCGTATTGA
- the LOC124944379 gene encoding L-type lectin-domain containing receptor kinase S.6: MHSSPSPLISVLTIFIFFLSSDSISRSFIPFSNSINVTLFGGAVLRNGSISLTQERSCAQPPNSSSGIGRAFHVSPIRFLDPYNNKSVSSFSCRFSFTISHSPLCPFGDGLAFLITSNIDSFSLMYGRMGLPDWEPESQDRFFAVEFDTNFDPLLQDVNDNHIGIDLNSVVSVVSVNLISKGIDLRSDRKMTAWVEYKDGDKKLMVWVGYTKMKPLTPLLVASIDLSQHFKEFMHVGFSASNGRGSALHLLDEWRFKSSIALPSTMSMEDSFSFSEEDCFMCSQNDNDLYVENGLSNNRKLGRSMLELALLSVGLIIVLLSVCAIFGLCTWCVIKRRRIKSNVQNERQFTRFQAKNRIPKRLSLMEIKSATKGFNRKMIIGEGASAVVYQGSLPSGGTVAVKRFSKVTQIGSLRNQFATELATVVGCLRHKNLVQLQGWCCEGPELVLVYEYMPNGSLARILHKPNNPLLCFLTWEKRVKVILGIASALVYLHEECERQIIHRDVKSCNIMLDDEFIPKLGDFGLAEAYDHSCSTRDATLPAGTMGYLAPEYVYLGVPTVKTDVYSFGMVVLEVATGRKPVDEGGLGLSDWVWGLWGKGCLMEAVDVRLNGRFNMAGMERMLMVGLVCVHPKADDRPMVREAARMVKGEAPLPILPARKPMVSILSVVHEDSDQLMRSDGGLENVGSPWLTPSTHFSS; this comes from the coding sequence ATGCATTCTTCTCCATCTCCACTCATCTCAGTCctcaccatcttcatcttcttcctctcgTCCGATTCAATTTCGCGGTCTTTCATACCcttttcaaattcaattaaCGTCACTCTGTTCGGCGGCGCCGTTTTAAGAAACGGTTCCATAAGCCTAACCCAAGAACGCAGCTGTGCCCAACCACCCAATTCTTCATCAGGAATCGGCAGAGCTTTCCACGTTTCTCCGATTCGATTTCTTGACCCATACAACAACAAATCCGTATCTTCTTTCTCTTGCCGATTTTCATTCACAATTTCCCATTCTCCTCTCTGCCCATTCGGCGACGGTCTTGCTTTCTTGATTACATCCAATATCGATTCTTTCAGTCTAATGTATGGTCGTATGGGTCTTCCCGATTGGGAACCAGAAAGTCAAGATAGATTCTTTGCTGTCGAATTCGATACTAATTTCGATCCTTTACTACAGGATGTGAATGATAATCATATTGGGATTGATTTAAATTCAGTTGTATCTGTAGTTTCTGTAAATTTGATTTCTAAAGGTATTGATTTAAGAAGTGATAGGAAAATGACAGCTTGGGTTGAATATAAAGATGGAGATAAGAAACTTATGGTTTGGGTTGGGTATACTAAGATGAAGCCTTTAACTCCATTACTCGTGGCTTCCATTGATCTTTCTCAGCATTTTAAGGAGTTTATGCATGTGGGTTTCTCTGCTTCTAATGGAAGAGGTTCTGCACTCCACCTGCTTGATGAATGGCGTTTCAAATCCTCTATCGCACTTCCTTCTACAATGTCAATGGAAGATTCGTTTTCGTTTTCGGAAGAAGACTGTTTCATGTGCTCACAGAATGACAATGATCTATACGTTGAAAATGGGTTGTCGAATAATCGTAAATTAGGCAGGAGCATGCTCGAACTCGCCCTGCTTTCGGTTGGCTTGATCATAGTCCTTTTATCTGTATGTGCAATTTTTGGGTTATGCACTTGGTGCGTGATAAAGAGAAGAAGAATCAAATCAAATGTACAAAACGAACGACAATTTACCCGATTCCAAGCTAAAAACAGAATACCCAAAAGATTATCTTTGATGGAGATTAAATCCGCTACAAAAGGTTTCAACAGGAAGATGATAATCGGGGAAGGAGCATCCGCCGTCGTCTACCAAGGCTCACTCCCCTCCGGCGGGACAGTCGCGGTCAAGAGATTCAGCAAAGTAACCCAAATTGGTTCTCTCCGAAACCAATTCGCGACAGAATTAGCAACGGTTGTCGGCTGCTTAAGACACAAGAATCTCGTCCAGCTTCAAGGTTGGTGTTGCGAAGGACCCGAACTTGTTCTTGTCTATGAATACATGCCAAACGGAAGCTTAGCTCGAATTCTCCATAAACCAAACAATCCATTATTATGTTTTCTAACATGGGAAAAACGAGTAAAGGTAATCCTAGGAATCGCATCCGCGTTAGTCTACCTTCACGAAGAATGCGAACGTCAAATCATTCACAGAGATGTAAAAAGCTGTAACATAATGCTCGACGACGAATTCATCCCCAAGCTCGGGGATTTCGGTTTAGCAGAGGCGTATGATCACAGCTGTTCGACCAGGGACGCCACACTGCCGGCGGGGACAATGGGTTATCTTGCGCCGGAGTATGTTTATTTGGGTGTTCCAACCGTTAAGACCGATGTTTACAGCTTTGGGATGGTGGTTTTAGAAGTGGCGACAGGGAGAAAACCAGTGGATGAAGGTGGGTTGGGGTTATCGGATTGGGTTTGGGGATTGTGGGGAAAAGGTTGTTTAATGGAGGCTGTTGATGTGAGATTGAATGGAAGGTTTAATATGGCGGGAATGGAGAGGATGTTGATGGTTGGATTGGTTTGTGTTCATCCTAAAGCAGATGATAGACCGATGGTTAGAGAGGCGGCGAGGATGGTTAAAGGGGAGGCGCCGTTGCCGATTCTGCCGGCGAGGAAACCGATGGTTAGTATTTTGTCTGTTGTTCATGAGGATTCTGATCAGTTGATGAGATCTGATGGTGGTTTGGAGAATGTGGGTTCTCCTTGGTTGACGCCAAGTACACATTTTTCgagttga